In a genomic window of Streptomyces noursei ATCC 11455:
- a CDS encoding nuclear transport factor 2 family protein, with protein sequence MTTTTPTTTRSVVEELLHRIGEGDPERIAELYADDADWKLDWPEAEHGRTATPWIRHRTTRADAAAHYRELAEHHIPEAAATEIERILVDGPEAVVLGEIRQTARTTGRAYRARFALHLTVENGLVTRHHVYEDSLAVTRAFAPAAHNTNR encoded by the coding sequence ATGACCACGACCACGCCGACGACCACCCGCTCCGTGGTGGAAGAACTGCTGCACCGGATCGGCGAGGGCGACCCGGAGCGCATCGCGGAGCTGTACGCCGACGACGCCGACTGGAAGCTGGACTGGCCGGAGGCCGAGCACGGCCGCACCGCCACCCCCTGGATCCGTCACCGCACCACCCGCGCCGACGCCGCCGCCCACTACCGCGAACTCGCCGAGCACCACATCCCCGAGGCCGCGGCCACCGAGATCGAGCGGATCCTCGTGGACGGCCCCGAAGCCGTCGTCCTCGGCGAGATCCGCCAGACCGCACGGACCACCGGACGCGCCTACCGCGCCCGCTTCGCCCTCCACCTCACCGTCGAGAACGGACTGGTCACCCGCCACCACGTCTACGAGGACAGCCTCGCCGTGACCCGGGCATTCGCACCGGCGGCCCACAACACGAACCGCTGA
- a CDS encoding HAD family hydrolase produces METMTTTNGTPRGTAGGGIDGVLFDFSGTLLRIEPAESWLRASLAAFHAVPGTPPCPLADGEIVRLAAALERAGALPGGASPATVPDELKALWDLRDRDARHHRAVYTGLARQVPFPKAELYDPPGAGRSLYDTLYDRHMTADAWLPYPDAAEVLAALHLRGIRTGVLSNIGWDLRPVLRAHGLDHHLSACVLSFEHALQKPDPRLFALACRELGVAPPHVLMVGDDRTADGGATAVGCAYFPVDHLPVHCRPDGLRPVLELIG; encoded by the coding sequence ATGGAGACCATGACGACCACCAACGGCACGCCCCGCGGTACGGCCGGCGGCGGGATCGACGGCGTCCTGTTCGACTTCTCCGGGACGCTGCTGCGCATCGAGCCGGCCGAGTCCTGGCTCCGCGCGTCCCTCGCCGCCTTCCACGCCGTCCCCGGAACGCCGCCCTGCCCCCTCGCCGACGGCGAGATCGTCCGGCTGGCCGCGGCCCTGGAGCGGGCCGGCGCCCTCCCCGGCGGCGCCTCGCCGGCCACGGTTCCCGACGAACTCAAAGCCCTGTGGGACCTCCGCGACCGCGACGCCCGCCACCACCGCGCCGTCTACACCGGCCTGGCCCGCCAAGTACCGTTCCCCAAGGCCGAGTTGTACGACCCGCCGGGCGCCGGCCGCTCCCTCTACGACACCCTCTACGACCGCCATATGACGGCCGACGCCTGGTTGCCCTACCCCGACGCCGCCGAGGTGCTGGCCGCGCTCCACCTGCGCGGCATCCGTACCGGCGTCCTCAGCAACATCGGCTGGGACCTCCGCCCGGTCCTGCGCGCGCACGGCCTCGACCACCACCTCTCCGCCTGTGTGCTCTCCTTCGAGCACGCCCTGCAGAAGCCGGACCCACGGCTCTTCGCGCTCGCCTGCCGGGAGTTGGGGGTGGCGCCGCCGCACGTGCTGATGGTCGGCGACGACCGCACCGCCGACGGGGGCGCCACCGCCGTCGGCTGCGCCTACTTCCCGGTGGACCACCTTCCCGTCCACTGCCGCCCCGATGGCCTGCGCCCGGTGTTGGAGCTGATCGGCTGA
- a CDS encoding M56 family metallopeptidase has protein sequence MMVPLALMILGVLAAAMAPRVMARSDWPDREPVLALWVWQCVVAGVLLCCVLAMALSAAAAWDAVRSPVFGFAPRVVVEAYALNTYGPWAGVLALLLAGGGAWTVVALTREVRAARARRRRRRSELLRRSPLLPGEDPRGSRLVVLEGDRPGAFLLHHPSPQLVITTSALQRLRGRQLDALIAHEQGHLRARHDVLLHCASALAAGFPQIPMFAAFRDQVHRLVEMAADDVASRRFGRLTIALALVELNEDSGVFGPCPPQLAQVPQRVNRLLAPAARLTPGRRLRMTAYALLLPAVPLLVAFGPGLHALT, from the coding sequence ATGATGGTCCCCCTCGCGCTGATGATCCTCGGCGTGCTGGCCGCGGCGATGGCGCCGCGCGTGATGGCCCGTTCGGACTGGCCCGACCGTGAGCCGGTGCTGGCCCTGTGGGTGTGGCAGTGCGTGGTGGCGGGTGTTCTGCTGTGCTGTGTGCTCGCCATGGCGCTGAGCGCGGCCGCCGCCTGGGACGCGGTGCGCAGCCCGGTCTTCGGATTCGCCCCGCGGGTGGTCGTCGAGGCGTACGCGCTCAACACCTACGGGCCGTGGGCCGGTGTGCTGGCGTTGCTGCTGGCGGGCGGCGGCGCGTGGACGGTGGTGGCGCTGACCCGCGAGGTGCGGGCGGCGCGGGCCCGCCGCCGGCGACGCCGGAGCGAACTGCTGCGCCGCTCGCCGCTGCTGCCCGGCGAGGACCCGCGCGGCAGTCGTCTGGTGGTCCTGGAGGGCGACCGGCCGGGGGCGTTCCTGCTGCACCACCCCTCTCCCCAACTCGTCATCACCACCTCGGCGTTGCAGCGCCTGAGGGGTCGTCAGCTCGATGCGCTGATCGCCCACGAGCAGGGGCACCTGCGGGCCCGGCACGACGTCCTGCTGCACTGCGCGTCGGCGCTGGCCGCCGGCTTCCCGCAGATCCCGATGTTCGCGGCGTTCCGCGACCAGGTGCACCGGCTGGTCGAGATGGCCGCCGACGACGTCGCCTCGCGCCGCTTCGGCCGACTGACCATCGCCCTGGCACTGGTCGAACTCAACGAGGACAGTGGGGTGTTCGGGCCCTGCCCGCCCCAGCTGGCCCAGGTCCCGCAGCGGGTGAACCGGCTACTGGCCCCGGCCGCCCGCCTGACCCCCGGCCGCCGCCTGCGGATGACGGCCTATGCGCTGCTGCTGCCGGCCGTCCCGCTGCTGGTGGCGTTCGGCCCCGGGCTGCACGCGCTCACCTGA
- a CDS encoding DUF5134 domain-containing protein, with translation MHTPSLVGWLLVLLCAATGGYCLSRTRTGPPEQRTTARGEALMALGMAVMALPASVVAPPAWSPWVYTAVFGASALWALVRRHLHHAVGALAMVYMALAMVGMQDMPGMHAASGMAGMPGMHGAHGMAGMTGGSHGAPAGIPLLTGLLLVYYTVYVLAAGIRLAPAGAPGAPGAAAGASVACAGPPVVLRACQVAMGLGMLAMLLAL, from the coding sequence ATGCACACACCGTCACTGGTCGGCTGGTTGCTGGTGCTGCTGTGCGCGGCCACCGGCGGCTACTGCCTGTCCCGTACCCGCACCGGCCCCCCGGAACAGCGGACCACGGCCCGCGGCGAGGCGCTGATGGCGCTGGGCATGGCGGTGATGGCGCTGCCGGCCTCCGTGGTGGCGCCGCCGGCGTGGTCGCCCTGGGTGTACACGGCGGTGTTCGGCGCGTCGGCGCTCTGGGCGCTGGTGCGGCGCCATCTGCATCACGCGGTGGGGGCGCTGGCGATGGTCTACATGGCGCTCGCGATGGTCGGCATGCAGGACATGCCGGGGATGCACGCCGCGTCCGGCATGGCGGGGATGCCGGGGATGCACGGCGCGCACGGGATGGCGGGGATGACCGGGGGGTCGCACGGCGCGCCCGCCGGCATCCCGCTGCTGACCGGCCTGCTGCTCGTCTACTACACGGTCTATGTGCTCGCCGCCGGGATCCGGCTGGCCCCCGCCGGCGCGCCGGGCGCACCGGGCGCCGCCGCCGGGGCCTCCGTCGCCTGCGCCGGCCCGCCCGTCGTCCTGCGGGCCTGTCAGGTGGCCATGGGGCTGGGCATGCTCGCCATGCTCCTGGCACTCTGA